The following proteins are encoded in a genomic region of Candidatus Poribacteria bacterium:
- a CDS encoding T9SS type A sorting domain-containing protein has protein sequence MNTDILNQKGFVFIVISILMVTFGTQSISYAQEANPTITASAEELLTEATLHESVVTLTLSAGQFTNSEWDIGDALTMSGIDGVTFEWYYVDRVSDNEVTIELEFAGNIDTNATLTFTVEAEAITGYDGNALTATLPVTAVEESLEASTAAPLTEATLHGSVITLILNGRQFIDSEWSIARAVSVSGIEGVTIGLWDVERVSDTEVAVKFRFNGTDFDTDATLTFTVGADAIAGYNQELTGEVSVTAIQKSNATVSISPASIISSDIGEVLTFSLNIKGGANVAGYQATVLFDNTALDYVRSANSDYLPIDAFFMDQSFYRAVRLTTTTLAGAANGAGTLATLTFEVEDFKASTLTLSEVYLVDADGTRWEVTTESAEVTIPPEPEKAILGDINRDGVVNIQDLVIVNVRFGQTGENSADINGDRIVNIVDLVSIAGAFGNGAAAPALYSQSLERLTAADIQRWLSQAQQLKLTDATSLRGILFLEQLLAALIPKETVLLVNYPNPFNPETWIPYRLSKPADVTLTIYAVDGQMARRLSLGHQSAGIYQSRSRAAYWDGKNKFGEPVASGLYFYTLTAGDFTATRKMLVRK, from the coding sequence ATGAACACGGACATTCTGAACCAAAAAGGTTTTGTATTTATTGTGATATCCATTTTGATGGTAACCTTTGGAACACAAAGTATCAGTTACGCACAGGAAGCAAACCCGACAATCACAGCATCCGCTGAAGAACTGTTGACAGAAGCAACCCTACATGAGAGCGTTGTCACGCTCACGCTCAGCGCGGGGCAGTTTACCAATAGCGAATGGGATATTGGCGATGCGTTGACGATGTCTGGTATTGATGGGGTTACTTTTGAATGGTACTATGTAGACCGCGTAAGTGATAACGAAGTGACAATTGAACTTGAGTTTGCTGGCAACATTGATACCAACGCCACCCTTACTTTCACCGTGGAGGCAGAGGCAATCACAGGTTATGATGGAAACGCGCTCACCGCAACACTCCCTGTCACTGCCGTAGAAGAGTCACTGGAGGCCTCAACGGCGGCACCCTTGACAGAGGCAACACTGCACGGAAGCGTCATCACACTCATACTCAACGGGCGGCAATTTATTGATAGCGAATGGAGTATCGCACGCGCTGTATCAGTCTCCGGTATTGAGGGTGTCACCATTGGATTGTGGGATGTGGAGCGTGTGAGCGACACGGAGGTGGCCGTTAAATTTAGATTTAACGGCACTGACTTTGATACCGATGCAACGCTGACCTTTACCGTGGGAGCAGACGCGATCGCAGGTTACAATCAGGAACTCACTGGCGAAGTCTCCGTCACTGCGATACAGAAATCGAACGCCACGGTGAGCATTTCGCCAGCATCGATCATATCCTCTGATATCGGAGAGGTATTAACATTCAGTCTTAATATCAAAGGTGGGGCAAACGTCGCAGGCTATCAGGCAACCGTGTTGTTTGATAACACCGCGCTCGACTATGTGAGGAGTGCCAACAGTGACTATCTACCAATAGACGCGTTCTTTATGGACCAGAGCTTTTACCGAGCGGTGAGACTCACCACAACCACACTTGCTGGCGCAGCGAACGGTGCCGGTACACTCGCCACCCTCACGTTTGAGGTTGAAGACTTTAAAGCTTCCACGTTGACCCTATCCGAAGTCTACCTTGTAGATGCAGATGGGACACGTTGGGAAGTTACCACAGAAAGTGCAGAAGTGACAATACCGCCAGAACCCGAAAAAGCAATTTTGGGGGATATCAACCGCGATGGCGTAGTGAACATCCAAGATTTAGTTATTGTTAACGTCCGTTTCGGTCAGACAGGCGAAAATAGTGCAGATATCAACGGTGATCGTATCGTCAACATTGTCGATCTCGTCTCGATTGCTGGGGCATTCGGAAACGGGGCCGCCGCACCCGCTCTGTATTCGCAATCCTTGGAGAGGCTCACCGCGGCAGACATTCAACGCTGGCTCTCACAAGCACAGCAATTAAAACTTACAGACGCAACGTCTCTAAGGGGTATTCTCTTTTTAGAACAACTCCTCGCAGCGTTGATTCCCAAAGAAACTGTCCTCTTAGTAAACTACCCGAATCCGTTCAACCCAGAAACGTGGATACCGTATCGGTTGTCCAAACCTGCAGATGTCACACTCACCATCTATGCCGTGGACGGTCAAATGGCTCGGCGGTTGTCACTCGGACATCAATCTGCAGGTATCTATCAAAGTCGTTCCCGTGCAGCGTATTGGGATGGTAAAAACAAATTCGGTGAACCCGTCGCAAGCGGACTCTATTTCTATACACTCACAGCGGGAGATTTCACGGCGACACGCAAAATGTTGGTACGGAAGTAG
- a CDS encoding dockerin type I domain-containing protein encodes MKTLIMNRKYLVSISVLVLIVVTITAEAQDYIQGPWLWMIAPGSDIDTDYLAIESDGAITETQVAQNGVNEGDILGELQWSSGRIYPTYRCGWFLCESNNVQHVVNAIALSSDRNLSHYTAYALINIVSPRDQNNVQMGVGSDDAVKIWLNGIVVHRNNVDRGTSGIQDRFTANLKAGNNFLLVKVCENFGNWGLFFKIYLDSKDFTTAIPTGSIVNVAADTVIIAPEVTDLSIRHVATVAWDTDSVSNIHSFADGALIGGTVSNRIYLWNPHSEQLQATLTYDALIRDIAVSPDEGILASGSMDGTIQLWDLQTETLQAILRGPTNGGILSVTISPDGGILASGSADGIIQLWDLQTETLQTAIRADTNGGILSVVFSPDGSMLASGGVDGTIRVWNPQTLALETAIKAHTDSVMSIAFNPHNSQLASGGADGTIELWDSDTGRHQATLNHELPILSIAFNPDGSRLASGSVGGTALLWDPRTRKIQATLGHRSPVRCVVFSPDGSMIISGSQDGKTRQWRITTGAEIEPALEADVNGDEGVDVQTEPTLAADVNGDGTVDLQDLAIVNARLGQTGENTADVNGDGIVNVADLALVANAIEDDAAAPSLQPQVLELFTAADVKRSLSAAQHLDLTDTTSQRGIIFLQQLLIALTPKETTLLANYPNPFNPETWIPYHLSKDAEVTLHIYALNGQLVRTLTLGHQPAGMYQNRSRAAYWDGKNTFGESVASGVYFYRLTAGGFTATRKMLIRK; translated from the coding sequence ATGAAAACGCTAATCATGAATCGAAAATATCTCGTGTCTATTTCAGTTCTTGTCTTAATAGTTGTAACGATAACAGCCGAGGCACAAGACTATATCCAAGGCCCCTGGCTCTGGATGATTGCTCCAGGCTCAGATATAGACACGGATTATCTCGCCATAGAAAGCGACGGTGCGATTACAGAAACTCAGGTTGCCCAAAATGGTGTAAACGAAGGAGATATTTTGGGCGAGTTACAATGGTCAAGCGGGCGCATCTATCCAACATACCGTTGTGGTTGGTTCCTCTGTGAGTCAAATAATGTCCAGCATGTCGTTAATGCCATTGCGCTCAGCTCAGATCGGAATCTTTCTCACTACACCGCTTATGCGTTAATTAACATTGTGTCACCGCGCGACCAAAATAATGTTCAGATGGGAGTAGGGAGCGATGATGCTGTCAAAATTTGGCTCAATGGAATTGTGGTTCACAGAAACAACGTTGATAGAGGAACATCAGGCATCCAAGACCGGTTCACTGCAAATCTGAAAGCGGGCAACAATTTCCTGTTGGTTAAAGTCTGCGAGAATTTCGGGAACTGGGGACTGTTTTTTAAAATATACCTTGACTCGAAGGATTTCACCACGGCGATCCCGACGGGTTCTATTGTTAATGTTGCCGCTGATACTGTTATAATCGCTCCTGAGGTTACTGATCTTTCCATTAGACATGTTGCCACTGTAGCCTGGGACACAGATAGCGTCTCAAATATCCATTCTTTCGCCGATGGAGCGTTAATTGGTGGAACCGTTTCAAACCGTATTTACCTTTGGAATCCTCATTCGGAGCAACTCCAAGCCACACTCACGTATGATGCACTTATCAGAGATATTGCTGTCAGCCCCGATGAGGGTATCCTTGCCAGTGGAAGCATGGACGGGACAATCCAATTGTGGGACCTACAGACAGAAACACTCCAAGCCATACTCAGAGGACCTACAAATGGTGGCATCTTGAGCGTAACTATCAGCCCCGATGGGGGTATCCTTGCCAGTGGGAGTGCAGATGGCATAATCCAATTGTGGGACCTACAGACAGAAACACTCCAGACAGCGATCAGAGCAGATACAAATGGTGGCATCTTGAGCGTAGTCTTCAGTCCTGATGGCAGCATGCTCGCCAGTGGCGGTGTAGATGGTACAATCCGAGTGTGGAATCCACAGACGCTGGCTCTTGAAACTGCTATCAAGGCACATACGGATAGTGTTATGAGCATCGCTTTTAACCCCCATAACTCGCAGCTTGCCAGTGGGGGTGCGGATGGGACGATAGAATTATGGGATTCCGACACCGGGCGACATCAGGCGACGCTTAACCATGAATTACCCATCTTGAGCATAGCGTTTAACCCTGATGGCAGCAGGCTTGCCAGTGGAAGTGTGGGTGGCACAGCACTTCTGTGGGATCCTCGGACGAGAAAGATTCAAGCCACACTCGGACACAGGTCACCTGTCAGATGTGTTGTCTTCAGTCCTGATGGCAGCATGATTATTAGTGGGAGCCAAGACGGTAAGACCCGTCAGTGGAGAATCACCACTGGTGCAGAAATTGAGCCCGCTTTGGAAGCGGATGTTAATGGAGATGAGGGCGTAGATGTCCAAACTGAGCCCACTTTAGCAGCAGATGTCAACGGAGATGGGACTGTGGACCTCCAAGATTTGGCAATCGTTAACGCCCGTCTCGGTCAGACAGGTGAAAACACCGCCGATGTCAACGGAGACGGTATTGTTAATGTTGCTGACCTCGCGCTTGTTGCTAATGCGATAGAGGATGATGCAGCCGCACCTTCACTGCAGCCACAAGTGTTAGAACTATTCACTGCAGCGGATGTGAAACGGTCACTATCCGCTGCACAGCACTTAGACCTCACGGATACAACGTCACAACGCGGTATTATCTTCCTACAACAACTCCTTATAGCGTTGACACCGAAAGAGACGACACTACTTGCTAACTACCCAAATCCGTTCAACCCAGAAACGTGGATACCTTACCACTTGTCAAAGGATGCGGAGGTTACACTGCATATCTATGCCTTGAATGGACAATTAGTGCGGACGTTGACGCTTGGACATCAACCCGCAGGGATGTATCAAAACCGTTCTCGTGCAGCGTATTGGGATGGGAAAAACACATTTGGTGAATCTGTGGCAAGTGGTGTATATTTCTATAGGCTTACCGCAGGAGGCTTCACGGCTACGCGCAAGATGTTGATACGAAAATAA
- a CDS encoding Ig-like domain-containing protein, with translation MKNTSLNPKIVSLILTVALVGMSFVFIGCGFFDDNSQPEIETITNQTLYVDEETEMKLNIIDEDIDDTHIISVSSDNTTIATALVSDTTLTIVGIAAGIATITVSVMDDSTQDNAAAIPVVFQVTVNEPIDKGVCIVGMILKPGESCRYISDPFAEADIVFSVLGDGRSCRKRENLKLCVESDIEQDDFFGTNFSAKKAPDGSWTIESVPWFYIRQMLGILNPSAK, from the coding sequence TTGAAAAACACAAGTTTGAATCCGAAAATCGTCTCGTTAATTCTAACAGTTGCTTTGGTTGGTATGTCATTTGTCTTTATCGGCTGTGGGTTTTTCGATGATAATAGTCAACCCGAAATTGAAACTATAACGAATCAAACGCTCTATGTGGACGAGGAAACGGAGATGAAGTTAAACATCATCGATGAGGATATTGATGACACACATATCATCAGCGTCTCCTCCGACAATACGACTATAGCGACTGCTTTAGTGAGTGATACTACCCTTACTATCGTGGGCATAGCAGCAGGGATCGCGACTATCACAGTTTCTGTCATGGATGACAGCACCCAAGACAACGCAGCAGCAATACCGGTGGTATTTCAAGTCACCGTTAACGAGCCAATTGATAAAGGAGTTTGTATTGTTGGAATGATCTTGAAACCAGGGGAGAGTTGTCGTTACATTAGTGATCCATTTGCAGAGGCAGATATTGTTTTCTCGGTCCTGGGGGATGGCCGTTCATGTCGAAAGCGCGAAAATCTAAAGTTATGTGTGGAATCGGATATAGAACAAGATGACTTCTTCGGGACGAATTTCTCTGCCAAAAAAGCGCCTGATGGAAGCTGGACTATTGAGTCAGTACCATGGTTCTATATTCGTCAAATGCTGGGGATCCTAAATCCATCGGCAAAATGA